A DNA window from Macrobrachium rosenbergii isolate ZJJX-2024 chromosome 41, ASM4041242v1, whole genome shotgun sequence contains the following coding sequences:
- the LOC136827181 gene encoding zinc finger MYM-type protein 1-like → MSDIEILHGPNQPILGEYHRKRLPNEKGTRDFNPDLFKKYPWTSFQMSTKSIVCFPCEKFLRDHSFAFSNWEKPERLAKHAQSNSHKLAMSKWIALKINKRQEISVLVQLDNAHRDMVKKNRAYLRVTVESILFTAQQNIPQRGHSEDRSNIGQDSDVNRGNLIELLHLRCRDIPWLAEKLNSQLATHQQWLSPDIQNEILNIPSDLVLKNISKAVGKTGKFSIIVDETTDVSNKEQVSVCLHYIHNGQPAETIQEAASTLRRNS, encoded by the coding sequence ATgagtgatattgaaatattacatGGTCCGAATCAGCCTATTCTAGGTGAATATCACAGGAAACGACTTCCTAATGAAAAGGGAACAAGAGATTTCAACCCAGATCTCTTCAAGAAATATCCCTGGACCAGCTTCCAAATGTCAACAAAGTCAATTGTGTGCTTCCCCTGTGAAAAATTTCTCAGGGACCATTCCTTTGCATTCAGCAACTGGGAAAAGCCTGAAAGACTGGCAAAGCATGCTCAGAGCAACAGTCACAAATTAGCCATGTCAAAATGGATTGCATTgaagataaacaaaagacaagaaatatCAGTTTTGGTCCAACTTGATAATGCTCACAGAGACATGGTCAAAAAGAACAGAGCCTATCTCAGAGTGACTGTCGAGTCCATCCTTTTCACTGCACAACAAAACATTCCCCAAAGAGGGCATTCAGAAGATAGGTCCAACATTGGACAGGATTCAGATGTAAATCGAGGAAACTTGATAGAACTTTTGCATCTTCGATGTAGGGACATCCCATGGCTTGCCGAGAAATTAAATTCTCAGCTGGCAACACATCAGCAGTGGCTCTCACCAGACATCCAGAATGAGATTCTAAATATTCCATCTGACCTTGTTCTAAAGAACATATCTAAAGCTGTGGGAAAAACTGGGAAGTTTAGCATCATAGTAGATGAAACAACAGATGTCAGCAACAAGGAGCAAGTGTCTGTGTGTTTGCACTATATACACAATggtcagccagcagaaaccatcCAAGAGGCTGCAAGCACTCTCAGGAGAAACTCCTGA